In Elephas maximus indicus isolate mEleMax1 chromosome 14, mEleMax1 primary haplotype, whole genome shotgun sequence, one DNA window encodes the following:
- the PCDH17 gene encoding protocadherin-17 isoform X4 produces MYLSICCCFLLWAPALTLKNLNYSVPEEQGAGTVIGNIGKDARLQPGLPPAERGGGGRGKSGSYRVLENSAPHLLDVDVDSGLLYTKQRIDRESLCRHNAKCQLSLEVFANDKEICMIKVEIQDINDNAPSFPSDQIEMDISENAAPGTRFPLTSAHDPDAGENGLRTYLLTRDDHGLFAVDVKSRGDGTKFPELVIQKALDREQQNHHTLVLTALDGGEPPRSATMQINVKVIDSNDNSPVFEAPSYMVELPENAPLGTVVIDLNATDADEGPNGEVLYSFSSYVPDRVRELFSIDPKTGLIRVKGNLDYEENGMLEIDVQARDLGPNPIPAHCKVTVKLIDRNDNAPSIGFVSVRQGALSEAAPPGTVIALVRVTDRDSGKNGQLQCRVLGGGGTGGGGLGGPGGSVPFKLEENYDNFYTVVTDRPLDRETQDEYNVTIVARDGGSPPLNSTKSFAVKILDENDNPPRFTKSLYVLQVHENNIPGEYLGSVLAQDPDLGQNGTVSYSILPSHIGDVSIYTYVSVNPTNGAIYALRSFNYEQTKAFEFKVLAKDSGAPAHLESNATVRVTVLDVNDNAPVIVLPTLQNDTAELQVPRNAGLGYLVSTVRALDSDFGESGRLTYEIVDGNDDHLFEIDPSSGEIRTLHPFWEDVTPVVELVVKVTDHGKPTLSAVAKLIIRSVSGSLPEGVPRVNGEQHHWDMSLPLIVTLSTISIILLAAMITIAVKCKRENKEIRTYNCRIAEYSHPQLGGGKGKKKKINKNDIMLVQSEVEERNAMNVMNVVSSPSLATSPMYFDYQTRLPLSSPRSEVMYLKPASNNLTVPQGHAGCHTSFTGQGTNASETPTTRMSIIQTDNFPAEPNYMGSRQQFVQSSSTFKDPERASLRDSGHGDSDQADSDQDTNKGSCCDMSVREALKMKTTSTKSQPLEQGVTSCHRKRD; encoded by the coding sequence ATGTACCTTTCCATCTGTTGCTGCTTCCTTCTCTGGGCCCCTGCCCTGACGCTCAAAAACCTCAACTACTCCGTGCCGGAGGAGCAAGGCGCCGGCACGGTGATAGGCAACATCGGCAAAGATGCTCGGCTCCAGCCAGGGCTTCCGCCCGCGgagcgcggcggcggcgggcgcggCAAGTCGGGCAGTTACCGGGTGCTGGAAAACTCGGCGCCGCACCTGCTGGACGTGGACGTAGACAGTGGGCTTCTCTACACCAAGCAGCGTATCGACCGCGAGTCCCTGTGCCGCCACAACGCCAAGTGCCAGCTGTCCCTCGAGGTGTTCGCCAACGACAAGGAGATTTGTATGATCAAGGTGGAAATCCAGGACATCAACGACAATGCGCCTTCTTTCCCCTCGGACCAGATAGAAATGGACATCTCGGAGAACGCGGCCCCAGGCACTCGCTTCCCGCTCACCAGTGCCCACGACCCCGACGCCGGCGAGAACGGACTCCGCACCTACTTGCTCACCCGCGATGACCACGGCCTTTTCGCGGTGGATGTCAAGTCCCGCGGCGATGGCACCAAGTTCCCGGAGTTGGTCATCCAGAAGGCGCTGGACCGCGAGCAGCAGAACCACCACACGCTCGTGCTGACGGCCCTGGATGGAGGTGAGCCCCCGCGCTCCGCCACCATGCAGATCAATGTGAAAGTGATCGACTCCAACGACAACAGTCCAGTCTTTGAGGCGCCTTCCTACATGGTGGAGCTGCCCGAGAACGCCCCTCTGGGCACCGTGGTCATCGATCTGAACGCCACCGACGCCGACGAGGGCCCCAACGGCGAAGTGCTCTACTCTTTCAGCAGCTATGTGCCCGACCGCGTGCGGGAGCTCTTCTCCATCGACCCCAAGACCGGCCTGATCCGTGTCAAGGGCAACCTGGACTATGAAGAAAACGGGATGCTGGAAATCGACGTGCAGGCCCGAGACCTGGGGCCCAACCCCATCCCGGCCCACTGCAAGGTCACTGTCAAGCTCATCGACCGCAACGACAACGCGCCATCCATCGGTTTCGTCTCCGTGCGACAGGGGGCGCTGAGCGAGGCCGCCCCTCCCGGCACAGTCATCGCCCTGGTGCGGGTCACCGACCGCGACTCAGGCAAGAACGGGCAGCTGCAGTGCCGTGTCCTGGGCGGAGGGGGCACGGGCGGCGGTGGTCTGGGCGGGCCCGGGGGATCTGTGCCCTTCAAGCTTGAGGAGAATTATGACAACTTCTACACGGTGGTGACTGACCGCCCGCTGGACCGCGAGACGCAGGACGAATACAATGTGACGATCGTGGCGCGGGATGGGGGTTCGCCCCCGCTCAACTCCACCAAGTCGTTCGCAGTCAAGATACTGGACGAGAATGACAACCCGCCTCGTTTCACTAAGAGTCTCTACGTCCTGCAGGTGCACGAGAACAACATCCCAGGAGAGTACTTGGGCTCCGTGCTCGCCCAGGACCCCGACCTGGGGCAAAACGGCACAGTGTCCTACTCCATACTGCCCTCGCACATCGGCGACGTGTCCATTTACACCTACGTGTCCGTGAACCCCACCAACGGGGCCATCTACGCCCTGCGCTCCTTCAACTATGAGCAGACCAAGGCTTTTGAGTTCAAGGTGCTGGCTAAGGACTCAGGGGCACCCGCGCACTTGGAGAGCAACGCCACTGTAAGAGTGACAGTGCTGGATGTGAACGACAACGCGCCGGTCATCGTGCTGCCCACTCTGCAGAACGACACGGCCGAGCTGCAGGTGCCTCGCAACGCTGGCCTGGGCTACCTGGTGAGCACTGTGCGCGCCCTCGACAGCGACTTTGGCGAGAGCGGGCGCCTCACCTACGAAATCGTGGACGGCAACGACGACCACCTGTTCGAGATCGACCCGTCCAGTGGCGAGATCCGCACGCTGCACCCCTTCTGGGAAGACGTGACCCCCGTGGTGGAGCTGGTGGTGAAGGTAACCGACCACGGCAAGCCCACCCTGTCCGCGGTGGCAAAGCTCATTATCCGCTCAGTGAGCGGCTCCCTGCCCGAAGGGGTGCCCCGGGTGAATGGCGAGCAGCACCACTGGGACATGTCGCTGCCGCTCATCGTGACTCTGAGCACTATCTCCATCATCCTCCTAGCGGCCATGATCACCATCGCGGTCAAATGCAAGCGGGAGAACAAGGAAATCCGCACTTACAACTGCCGCATCGCCGAGTACAGCCACCCGCAGCTGGGCGGGGGCAAGGGCAAGAAGAAGAAGATCAATAAAAATGACATCATGCTGGTGCAGAGCGAGGTGGAAGAGAGGAACGCCATGAACGTCATGAACGTGGTGAGCAGCCCCTCCCTGGCCACCTCCCCTATGTACTTCGACTACCAGACCCGCCTGCCCCTCAGCTCACCCCGGTCCGAGGTGATGTATCTCAAACCGGCTTCCAACAACCTGACTGTCCCACAGGGGCACGCGGGCTGCCACACCAGCTTCACCGGACAAGGGACTAATGCGAGCGAGACCCCCACCACTCGGATGTCCATAATTCAG